A region of Amyelois transitella isolate CPQ chromosome 19, ilAmyTran1.1, whole genome shotgun sequence DNA encodes the following proteins:
- the LOC106132701 gene encoding aldehyde dehydrogenase family 3 member B2 encodes MYEDNQQAMIDALHQDLRRSKMEAVLLEVDYLINDLKNTLHHLDEWVQPTHPAKGMVNILDEVVIYNDPYGLALVIGAWNYPLQLLLLPVAGAIAAGNAVIVKPSELSVACAKFVVDMVPKYLDNDAVIVIEGGPEETSQLLKEKFDYIFYTGGTNVGKIVYEAATKYLTPVTLELGGKSPVYIDNTVDIVVTAKRLLWGKFINAGQTCIAPDYVLCTKEIQDQLVDVARKVLKEWYGEDPQKSPDLCRIVNLRHFGRLETILDASKGKVAIGGNYDAQDKFIEPTIVANVTGTDKIMEDEIFGPILPIVPVANAYEAIKFINQREHPLVLYVFSNENNIQSLFTEQTRSGSICMNDTIMFYGVETLPFGGVGNSGIGAYHGKASFDTFTHKKSCLKRNFAAIGEKLASGRYPPYTEGNLKMITALMRKRHGPSLKFLPYLLAFALGAGLSYGIFAWNKVKK; translated from the exons ATGTACGAGGACAACCAGCAGGCGATGATAGACGCATTGCACCAGGACCTGCGCAGGAGCAAGATGGAGGCCGTCCTCCTTGAAGTGGACTATTTGATCAACGATCTGAAGAACACGCTACACCATTTGGACGAGTGGGTTCAGCCTACTCAT CCCGCCAAAGGGATGGTGAACATCCTAGACGAGGTTGTTATATACAACGACCCATACGGCCTTGCCCTCGTGATCGGCGCGTGGAACTACCCACTTCAACTGCTCCTGCTACCCGTTGCGGGGGCAATCGCGGCGGGAAACGCTGTCATAGTGAAACCTAGTGAACTGTCTGTGGCATGCGCCAAATTCGTTGTGGATATGGTGCCCAAATATTTGGATAAT GACGCCGTTATTGTCATTGAAGGAGGTCCAGAGGAGACCAGTCAGCTGCTTAAAGAGAAATTCGACTACATATTCTACACAGGAGGCACCAATGTCGGCAAGATTGTATACGAAGCGGCTACGAAGTATCTCACTCCTGTCACTCTAGAGTTGGGAGGTAAAAG CCCTGTGTACATAGACAACACAGTGGACATAGTAGTGACGGCCAAACGTCTCCTCTGGGGCAAGTTCATCAACGCTGGACAGACTTGCATCGCCCCGGACTACGTGCTGTGCACCAAGGAGATCCAGGATCAACTGGTGGATGTAGCCAGGAAGGTGCTGAAGGAATGGTACGGGGAGGACCCACAGAAATCGCCAGACCTATGCAGAATTGTCAACCTTAGGCATTTTGG ACGTCTGGAAACGATATTGGATGCCAGCAAAGGTAAAGTAGCGATTGGCGGGAATTACGATGCACAGGATAAGTTCATTGAACCCACGATCGTGGCCAACGTGACGGGCACAGATAAAATTATGGAGGACGAAATATTTGGCCCCATTTTGCCTATTGTGCCAGTGGCCAATGCTTATGAAGCTATCAAATTTATCAATCAaag GGAACACCCACTAGTACTATACGTGTTCAGCAATGAGAACAACATACAGTCGTTGTTCACTGAACAAACCCGCTCGGGCAGTATATGTATGAACGACACGATCATGTTTTACGGCG TGGAGACCCTGCCTTTCGGCGGTGTAGGTAACAGTGGAATCGGGGCGTACCACGGGAAGGCTTCCTTCGATACTTTCACGCACAAGAAAAGTTGCCTGAAAAGAAATTTCGCTGCGATCGGAGAGAAATTAGCGTC TGGACGCTACCCCCCCTACACGGAAGGCAACCTGAAAATGATCACCGCACTCATGCGCAAGCGACACGGACCGTCCCTAAAGTTCCTGCCGTACTTGCTCGCGTTCGCGCTGGGCGCCGGCCTGTCGTACGGCATCTTCGCCTGGAATAAGGTAAAGAAGTAG